A region from the Rufibacter sp. DG15C genome encodes:
- a CDS encoding YDG domain-containing protein produces the protein MQHFYTSNSLVQKKQGKELLSRFISAKFFLIFFALVLFLGVSLEVDAQVTVTPATGGTGLSVDKAANSTTPVGGTFTSLSTIILQEPQAAYFTPSTFTSLVISAPSNWTFNPGVGTVTVIPTNGQSGDFYVTNLSITASTITVSFAYNLQGNNNGVNKIDGINIAGLQVKATDGAIVPSTGNITSSITGTTSLGTLSQGVGTVTKLGFTTQPATSTYGTAISGVPVIQTQDQYGNPSIIGLASSLNVTLTFSSGNGTLTNNVVNIGTAGGNGTATFSNLLSSAAGTKVLSAAATNYTSAVSSSFVINPKVLTITGATAVNKVYDGGTTGTLSGTPTLVGVINSDVVALSAVGATGIFANKNVGTGKTVTATGYTISGTGASNYTLTQPTLTANITTKALTISGVSGVSRMYDGTTSAMLSGVATLVGIITPDAVTLGGASITASFVNKNIGTGKAITVSGYTISGTDAGNYTLTQPTGLSANITAKELTISGLAGITKVYDGTTSATLPAASLVGVISPDAVTLSAAGATAAYSDKNVGTGKTITVAGYTITGAGIGNYTLTQPTGITGAITGKSLTISGLTGVNKIYDGTTTGSLSGTPTLVGIVGSDVVTVVASSASTAFADKNIGTSKPLTVTGYSLGSTDAGNYTLTQPTGQTANITQRPLTITGILAASKEYDGLTSCELSGATLLNTVTNDDVTLVVSEVTAAFNNANVGTGKSVSLSGLYSITGTAANNYSISQPVTSLTANITRKTLTISGVSGVSRTYDATTTCALTGTAVLEGLIGTDVGKISLAGTTTATAAFLDKNVGIGKIATVSGYTLSGAAADLDNYTLELFSPKADVTPRNLAVTVLSENKTTSNGDPIVSLFSTDKQGNDVIIYSYATAKYVIDQTSGAKTIDVTGIAISGTDAGNYALQTTQAMGLDPLPVTLVSFTGKSTAVGVTLNWSTATEKDNAYFQVERSLDGKTFVGVGKVKGNGNSSTLIKYQFVDGQSLSGTVYYRLRQVDVDGKFELSKVIAVNAQGGSLAVGIVKAYPNPTFTGKVSLEAGRGQGGTAVITLLNGNGQIISKQETVLVEGQPLELDLTQQKAGMYYLQVENGAGRSTCRIAKQ, from the coding sequence ATGCAACATTTTTACACGTCAAACTCATTAGTTCAGAAAAAGCAGGGAAAGGAATTATTAAGTAGGTTTATCTCAGCTAAATTTTTTCTGATCTTTTTTGCTTTAGTTCTTTTTTTAGGGGTTTCCTTAGAAGTAGATGCACAAGTTACAGTCACTCCTGCAACTGGTGGTACAGGTCTATCAGTGGATAAGGCTGCTAATTCAACCACTCCTGTCGGAGGAACGTTCACTTCGCTATCAACTATCATTCTTCAAGAGCCTCAAGCCGCTTATTTTACTCCTTCTACGTTTACTTCATTAGTAATAAGCGCTCCATCTAACTGGACGTTTAATCCTGGTGTGGGGACTGTAACAGTTATTCCTACTAACGGTCAGTCTGGTGACTTTTACGTTACTAATTTAAGTATCACAGCATCTACTATTACTGTAAGCTTTGCTTACAATCTTCAGGGAAATAATAACGGTGTAAACAAAATAGACGGAATTAATATCGCGGGCTTGCAGGTAAAGGCAACGGATGGTGCCATTGTACCTAGTACTGGTAACATAACCTCAAGTATAACAGGTACTACTTCCTTAGGGACACTTTCACAAGGAGTAGGAACGGTGACAAAACTAGGATTTACTACCCAGCCGGCAACTTCTACGTATGGCACTGCCATTTCTGGTGTGCCTGTGATTCAAACTCAAGATCAATATGGCAATCCTAGTATAATAGGCTTGGCTTCTTCCTTAAACGTTACCTTAACTTTTTCATCAGGTAATGGTACTCTAACTAACAACGTAGTTAATATTGGCACTGCAGGTGGTAATGGTACGGCTACGTTTTCTAACCTTTTATCTTCTGCGGCAGGCACTAAGGTGTTGTCAGCCGCCGCTACCAACTACACTTCTGCAGTAAGCTCCAGTTTTGTGATTAACCCCAAAGTTTTAACCATTACTGGTGCTACAGCAGTAAATAAAGTGTACGATGGTGGTACAACAGGTACTTTATCTGGCACTCCAACTTTGGTAGGTGTTATAAACAGTGATGTTGTTGCTTTATCAGCTGTAGGCGCAACAGGCATATTTGCAAACAAAAATGTTGGCACAGGTAAAACCGTAACTGCAACAGGCTATACGATTTCAGGTACGGGGGCAAGTAATTATACCCTTACCCAGCCTACGCTCACAGCTAACATTACAACTAAGGCTTTAACTATTTCTGGTGTTTCTGGTGTTTCCAGAATGTATGATGGTACGACATCTGCTATGCTTTCAGGTGTTGCAACCTTAGTGGGGATAATCACTCCAGACGCGGTTACTCTTGGTGGTGCAAGCATTACAGCTTCTTTCGTAAACAAAAACATTGGGACAGGTAAAGCCATTACTGTATCAGGTTATACTATTTCAGGTACTGATGCAGGTAACTATACCTTGACTCAACCAACCGGTCTCTCAGCTAACATCACTGCCAAAGAACTTACCATCTCTGGCTTGGCAGGTATCACAAAAGTGTATGATGGTACTACCTCTGCCACGCTTCCAGCTGCAAGTTTAGTAGGAGTAATTTCTCCAGATGCTGTTACTCTTAGTGCCGCTGGTGCCACTGCCGCTTACTCTGATAAGAATGTTGGAACTGGCAAAACCATCACAGTGGCGGGTTATACCATCACTGGCGCAGGTATTGGCAATTACACCTTGACCCAGCCAACTGGCATAACAGGAGCTATTACAGGCAAATCATTAACTATTTCTGGTCTTACAGGAGTTAATAAAATATATGATGGGACCACCACTGGTTCACTTTCTGGTACCCCAACATTAGTTGGAATAGTGGGAAGCGACGTTGTAACTGTAGTTGCCTCTTCAGCGTCTACTGCTTTTGCTGATAAAAACATTGGAACTAGTAAGCCACTGACTGTAACAGGCTATAGCCTAGGCAGTACAGATGCTGGTAACTATACTTTAACGCAACCTACGGGTCAGACCGCAAACATCACACAAAGGCCACTAACCATTACGGGTATATTGGCTGCTTCAAAAGAATACGATGGCCTTACCTCATGTGAATTGTCAGGTGCTACTTTGCTAAATACAGTAACCAATGATGATGTAACGCTTGTAGTTTCTGAAGTAACTGCCGCTTTCAATAATGCGAATGTTGGGACAGGCAAGTCTGTTAGTCTTTCAGGATTATATTCAATTACAGGTACAGCAGCGAATAACTATTCCATTTCTCAGCCCGTTACATCGCTTACAGCAAATATCACGCGTAAGACGCTCACCATTTCTGGAGTTAGTGGAGTTAGCAGAACATATGATGCCACCACAACTTGTGCCCTTACAGGTACAGCGGTATTAGAAGGCTTGATTGGTACAGATGTAGGTAAAATATCCTTAGCTGGAACCACTACTGCTACGGCCGCTTTCTTAGATAAGAACGTAGGCATTGGCAAAATTGCAACTGTGTCTGGCTACACATTGTCAGGTGCCGCAGCAGATTTAGACAATTATACGCTTGAGTTGTTTTCCCCTAAAGCAGACGTTACTCCAAGAAATCTTGCGGTAACCGTTCTAAGCGAGAATAAGACAACGTCTAATGGAGATCCAATTGTTAGCTTGTTCTCAACAGATAAACAGGGAAATGATGTTATAATTTATTCATATGCCACAGCTAAATATGTAATAGATCAAACTAGTGGTGCCAAGACTATTGACGTGACAGGTATTGCAATAAGTGGTACTGATGCAGGAAATTATGCTCTGCAAACAACGCAGGCCATGGGCCTTGATCCACTTCCTGTTACCCTTGTATCTTTCACTGGCAAATCTACTGCTGTTGGCGTAACGCTGAATTGGTCAACGGCTACTGAGAAAGACAATGCGTACTTCCAGGTAGAGAGAAGCTTAGATGGCAAGACGTTTGTTGGCGTTGGGAAAGTGAAAGGGAATGGCAACAGCAGCACCTTAATCAAATACCAGTTTGTAGACGGTCAGTCACTGTCTGGAACGGTGTATTACCGCTTGAGACAAGTGGACGTAGACGGCAAGTTTGAGCTTTCTAAAGTAATTGCGGTAAATGCACAGGGCGGTTCTTTAGCGGTAGGCATTGTAAAAGCATATCCAAACCCAACGTTTACAGGCAAGGTGTCTTTAGAGGCGGGCAGAGGCCAAGGCGGCACGGCAGTTATCACCTTGTTGAACGGAAACGGCCAAATCATCTCAAAACAAGAGACTGTGCTAGTAGAGGGACAGCCGTTAGAACTGGATTTGACTCAACAAAAGGCGGGTATGTACTACCTGCAGGTGGAGAACGGCGCTGGCCGTAGCACTTGCAGAATTGCAAAGCAATAA
- the chrA gene encoding chromate efflux transporter yields MENQNLGQTLPPAKPSFKEAFLFWLKLGFISFGGPAGQIGIMHQYVVEQKRWVSESRFLHALNYCMLLPGPEAQQLAAYLGWLLHGVRGALTAGILFVLPSVFILLALSSVYVTYGTIPWVAALFYGLKPAVVAIVLVALFKVGSKSLKSWFHYLVAALSFTCIFFYQVPFPLIILCTILVAFLLMKVHPSLLESKATPAEALANEQGYYLNAQSQVHQADSGLRIPIVRLVITLVLWSIPLGLFYLLTSKFAFWQTLIIFFSKAALVTFGGAYAVLPYVAQVTVEQLGWLTKYEMIDGLALGETTPGPLIMVLAFVGFMAGYHEYGGSLAMGALGLLTTTFYTFLPCFLFILAGAPLIERTRDNAHVKGVLGVVTAAVVGVILNLTVYFGKAVWFPKETSLAGLDYFTLAWTLISFIAMFRFKVGMMLWISISALAGLGYYLVTGGA; encoded by the coding sequence ATGGAAAACCAGAATCTAGGCCAAACGCTTCCGCCGGCAAAGCCTTCCTTTAAAGAGGCATTTTTGTTCTGGCTCAAGTTGGGGTTCATCAGTTTTGGCGGTCCGGCGGGGCAGATTGGCATCATGCACCAGTATGTGGTGGAGCAGAAGCGGTGGGTGTCTGAGTCTAGGTTTCTGCACGCGCTTAACTACTGCATGCTCCTGCCAGGCCCCGAAGCCCAACAACTGGCCGCCTACCTGGGCTGGCTGCTGCATGGGGTGAGAGGCGCTTTGACGGCGGGTATTCTGTTTGTCCTGCCATCGGTGTTCATCTTGTTGGCCTTGAGTTCTGTGTACGTGACCTATGGGACCATTCCGTGGGTGGCGGCGCTGTTCTACGGCCTTAAACCGGCGGTGGTGGCCATTGTCTTGGTGGCGCTGTTCAAAGTAGGCAGCAAATCTTTAAAGAGCTGGTTTCATTACCTGGTGGCTGCCCTCAGCTTTACCTGTATTTTCTTTTATCAAGTGCCTTTCCCCTTGATTATTCTCTGTACCATCCTGGTGGCGTTTCTTCTGATGAAGGTGCACCCCAGTTTGCTGGAAAGCAAAGCCACTCCCGCCGAAGCTCTGGCCAATGAACAAGGCTATTATCTCAACGCGCAAAGTCAGGTGCACCAGGCAGACTCGGGGCTCAGAATTCCAATTGTTCGCTTAGTCATTACCCTTGTATTATGGAGCATTCCCCTTGGCTTGTTCTATCTGCTCACCTCAAAATTTGCTTTCTGGCAGACGCTCATCATCTTCTTCAGTAAGGCGGCCTTGGTAACGTTTGGCGGAGCCTACGCCGTGCTGCCGTATGTGGCGCAGGTAACGGTGGAGCAGCTAGGCTGGCTCACCAAGTATGAAATGATTGACGGACTGGCCCTAGGCGAGACCACGCCCGGGCCGCTGATCATGGTCCTGGCGTTTGTGGGCTTCATGGCGGGCTATCATGAGTATGGGGGCTCGCTGGCCATGGGCGCCTTGGGTCTGCTCACTACTACGTTCTACACGTTCCTGCCCTGCTTCCTGTTTATTCTGGCCGGCGCGCCCTTGATTGAAAGAACTAGAGACAATGCCCATGTAAAGGGAGTTCTAGGCGTGGTGACGGCTGCAGTAGTTGGGGTTATCTTGAACCTGACGGTGTATTTTGGGAAAGCGGTCTGGTTCCCGAAGGAAACCTCCTTAGCCGGCCTTGACTATTTTACCTTGGCGTGGACGTTGATTTCCTTTATAGCCATGTTTCGGTTTAAGGTAGGCATGATGCTGTGGATATCCATCAGTGCGTTGGCGGGGCTGGGATATTATCTAGTGACGGGTGGCGCCTGA
- a CDS encoding MBL fold metallo-hydrolase RNA specificity domain-containing protein, whose product MTISFYGAAQTVTGSKHLVTLENGKRILLDCGLSQGQGNRSDDLNRTFEFEPENITYLILSHAHIDHSGLIPKLVQDGYNGPIFCTPPTLELCELLLRDSARIQGNSGESEGEKPLYTEEDVEKALDLFQTVPYNETYQIDEDIELLFTDTGHVLGSAAINLRLQDEGRIRTLTFSGDIGRFSNRILNKPQEFPQAEIIICESTYGNRVHDSLDNTEDRLEKIVREVCVERQGKLLIPAFSIGRTQELIYSLNYLAEEGRLPNVKVFVDSPLSVYATDIMRDHTNCFNETMLEYIKEDPDPFGFPQLNYITEVEDSKELIKMDEPCVIISSSGMMNAGRIQHHLKNNLSDVNSAVLVTGYCEPSTLGGKLTNGAERVFIHGEEIEVRAQMIEMKEYSAHGDYGDIAKFLHCQDKDQIQKIFLVHGEVPVMKQLQSDLEEIGYRNIEIPEFRLSYVV is encoded by the coding sequence ATGACCATATCTTTTTACGGCGCGGCCCAGACCGTGACGGGCAGTAAACACCTTGTTACCCTAGAAAACGGCAAACGCATTCTGCTGGACTGCGGCCTTTCACAGGGACAAGGCAACCGCTCAGATGACCTCAACCGCACCTTTGAGTTTGAGCCCGAAAACATTACCTACCTCATTCTGTCGCACGCGCACATTGACCACTCGGGCCTCATCCCCAAACTGGTGCAGGACGGCTACAACGGTCCAATCTTCTGCACGCCGCCCACGCTAGAGCTCTGTGAATTGCTCCTCAGGGACAGTGCTCGCATTCAAGGGAATAGTGGCGAGAGTGAAGGTGAGAAACCTCTGTACACAGAAGAGGACGTAGAAAAAGCTTTGGACTTGTTCCAAACCGTGCCCTACAATGAGACTTACCAGATAGACGAGGACATTGAACTGCTCTTCACCGACACGGGGCACGTGCTGGGCAGCGCTGCCATTAACTTAAGACTACAAGACGAAGGCCGCATCCGAACGCTCACTTTCTCTGGCGACATAGGCCGTTTCTCCAACCGCATCTTAAACAAGCCGCAGGAATTTCCGCAGGCCGAAATCATCATCTGCGAATCTACCTACGGCAACCGCGTACATGACAGCTTGGACAACACCGAAGACCGACTGGAGAAGATTGTGCGCGAGGTGTGCGTAGAAAGACAGGGCAAACTCTTGATTCCGGCATTTAGCATTGGCCGCACGCAGGAATTGATTTACTCCTTGAATTACCTGGCGGAGGAAGGCCGCCTACCCAACGTAAAAGTGTTTGTGGACAGTCCACTCTCAGTGTATGCCACAGACATTATGCGCGACCATACCAACTGTTTCAATGAGACTATGCTGGAATATATCAAGGAAGACCCAGACCCGTTCGGTTTCCCGCAGCTGAACTACATTACTGAGGTGGAGGATTCAAAAGAGCTGATTAAAATGGATGAGCCCTGCGTGATTATTTCGTCTTCGGGGATGATGAACGCAGGCCGCATCCAGCACCACCTCAAGAATAACCTGTCAGACGTTAACAGTGCGGTACTGGTGACGGGCTACTGCGAGCCTTCTACCCTGGGCGGCAAACTCACCAACGGCGCCGAGAGGGTGTTCATTCACGGTGAAGAAATAGAGGTACGCGCCCAGATGATTGAGATGAAAGAATACAGCGCCCACGGCGATTACGGCGACATCGCCAAGTTTCTGCATTGCCAGGACAAAGACCAAATTCAGAAAATCTTTTTAGTGCACGGCGAAGTACCGGTTATGAAACAACTCCAATCAGATCTGGAGGAAATTGGCTACCGGAACATTGAGATTCCGGAGTTCAGGTTGTCTTACGTAGTGTAG